From the genome of Solanum stenotomum isolate F172 chromosome 5, ASM1918654v1, whole genome shotgun sequence:
cgaaaaaatttaatttttttaaaatatccatcgtataacataaaaatatttctaatcATATCTAAGTCGTGcaattttctatcattttttttaaaaccccTCAATTCTATTTGGCTCCATCCAATCGTCAAAAACATTAGGGCAAAGAAATATGGGCAGACACTGTTGGGATGTCAACGATGCGAGCCGACAGTTAATAGACACTGTATTTTGATCCCACGTTTGGCTGTGCTTTGCTGTCCTACAATGCACAATAACTATATGGTAAATACTTCGGTTATTTACGTctattgatttgatataaatattgaacGTTAGTATATTGGACCTATTTAATTTCTAATATCaaaattgttcaaaatcatATAATGAGACAATTTATGTGGAAAAtctaacactactatatatctatatatgtcAACTAGAGCGTGAACAACATAATATGAAGTCATCAAACATTGGGTAAAACAATATAATTGAGACGGAGTGAGAATCGTCCAAATAATATAATGAGACCAAAACTCTCATTCACAATCAATGTGAAAAATTTGACATGCCTTCAAATAGGCTAAAATCTAATATATCCTTCGCaagaaaattacattatatatatatatatatatagtaagaaGTATTACTTTCTATACATACATACCATATTTTGAATACCTTTAACGAAAATTGTTACAATCCATGCGGCTCTGCTTAAATCTGTTTCGATccaatattatattaaaaatagaaaaaaaataataggttTTCTACCACTAAATGTtcttacatatataaatttctaaCAATTTCTAGTAAAAATTggacatatacaatatcaatatatCAAGTATGATCACACAAGCAAgatgaaaaaaaagtaaaatattcaCAAATCTTATTCCAAAACCTTTTAGAGGATAGTAAAATTATTTCCGCTAGTAAATATTGGACATATATATTCAGTAAAAAAGAAACCAATATTTCAGTAGGTACAGAAGTTTAAATATAACACATTACAACTGTCCAATAATGaatttatctatctatattcCATCTTATTTAATTATCTTCTCTATGTCTGTTGAAGATAGGACTATTCTGACTTTGCTGAGTTGTTCTTCATCAAACTTATTCAACATATATCTAGGCtaccattattatttttaatattcatcAAATAAATTCCATGAGAATCATGAGAGAttgtaacaaataaataattagaattttgGAGGATTCTAGGAAGAGGGGTCATGTaatctttcattatttttgtaaGGAAGCAGTacaatatatagatattttcattaattttgaCAGCTAAGCGAAAATGTATCTTATATTCTTATAGAATGTTGTGCATTATTCTTAAGCTAACGCTCAAAAGTTTGGAACTTGTTAGTGTGTCTCAACGCATTTTTAGTGTATTTTGGTCCAAGACTCGCTCAGAAAACGCTTTTGAACACGGTTCCTTATCTtgtatgataatttttttttatagtaaacTGAAAATCTTATAAGATAGCGTTCAACCACTATCTAAAATTATGTAAACGTTAGATGAAAATCTAATATTTCTTCAGTCTCAAAGGAACTTTATTTacacaacattttaaaataGGGACATAATCTAAACGATAACCTAAAAAAGAGATATGTGCGTAAATTAAGGAGGAACTTTCGCAAATAGCcattataataaacttaattatgcttcatagctatagtttgcatatttatggGTTGTAGCTACAATTTCAGCtatctcgtttgtataattcacaaatttgtataaattcgcaggtttgtataattcgctggtacatttgtataattaagttatttttgtataaactcgaaataacaaatttatacaatCACAAATATTAGAACtgtaaacagttatacaaattacgaattatacaaaagttatacaaattatattatacaaattccgaattatacaaaactaaaaagctgAGCTGCATAATTATAGCTACAAGTAGGCCGCAAATTGTAGTTAaaacaaactatagctatgctAAGTAATTAgagtatatgtttgcttatacgcgtaattttccctaaattaAGCGTACCAAACTTACAAGTTTGGTTGcattgggttgggttgggttgggctTATGCATAGCCCATGAAGATTTTGAGACAACTTATGTTTAGTATTTGAGGCCCAGTAGTACTTTCAATGCTTCAATTACAAGCCCATTACTTCAAACAAGTGAACTATAGCCCAACTACAGAGAGTCCAAATTCTGGCCCAAATTGAAAACTAAACCTCCATCCCTTCTGGACTTTGGTATTATACATCTGAGCCCAAATGGAAAGAATATAGAGTTTTCTTACATTTTTGCCCCTATATTGTGTTGGTCAATAGTTTTTATCTCTAGACCAAAGTAATATTTTTCACATCATAATATCTTATAAGTTGTAATCCGTGCTCTTACAAAATTATGTTTCATAAGGAATAAATTTGATTActaaagacaaaataaaaaacaacttatttaaagagtaaaaattaaagatcaatcCATTTGAAGGACAAATCATGCAATTAAACTGCTcttctaaataatttttatgccAATTATATATCTATTTGTTAACACTTAAGTGAATTAGGTAAATTGATAAAATTAGAAGTACTCATACAATCAGCAACAACATACACATTGAAATCCCATGAGTGGAGTATGTGAAAGGAAAAATGTATGCAAACCTTATCACTACTTCGTCCGGAGGTAGAAAGGTTATTTCTCAAAGACACTCGACAACAAATTCAAGTACAAAGAAGGAGGCAATGGAAAAAACATAACAAGTAACACATAAGTAGTGCAAAGTCTACTAGAAAGAagcaaaacaacaataaaatagtaCTCATATAGTCAAGTCCATcaaaaatatactatattttttatgtttcaatttatttgtcagAGTTTAATTTAacaagggaaaagggtcaaaaatgcccttaaactatgtgaaaggaacaaaatgTCATTCATttgtagtttggtccaaaaattcGTTTACtgtcaatactttggttcaaaaatgcccttgtagtcaatactttggtccagaAATTTCTTTATAGTTactaaatgggtcaaaaatacccttttctaaagaaatatattattatttttcctttttaaacacatattcttcctaattaaaatattattaaagaaccatgttcttgttttctttcttttaaaatcactttaacaaataaaaatgcaggaaatatttttttttcttcttaatctcattttatcaattaaaatagaataatttcATGTACTCTTttcaacatataatatatgtcatatataaactatcataaatattcatcattaatttgtatttatataacgaaaaaaaataataaaaaaaaagaaatatttttattttttatttttttctgaattgaagtaagataaacattttgtaattaagaaaatattattagaaaaaataatgtgttaaaaagaaaataaataatatgtttatttggaaaatgaacatttttgactcattaaataacaataagggcTTTTTTGGACCAAAATATTGACGACAAAGATGTTTTTGGACCAAACCACAAACGAatgacatttttgttcctttcgcatagtttaaagacatttttgatccttttcccatttaacaatatacatatattactATGTAAGTTAGAATaattggaaaagaaaataatagggTCAAAATTGGAAGAACAAAATACTTGTCTCCTTCTTAAAaacccctaaaaccctaaacccattTTCATCAAGGCCGCTAAAAGAGTATTGAAGCATGAGACCTCCAAGAGGACGTGGTGGTGGAGGATTTAGGGGCGGCAGAGATGGCGGCGGCCGTGGTTTCCGAGGCGGCGGGGGAGGACGTGGCGGTGGCCGCTTTCCTCCTCGCGATGAAGGACCTCCTTCAGAAGTTGTAGGTATGTATAGTAGATGTTAAATGCCCTTCGGTTTCTTTGCgtgtttacttttttatattttgaatcgtTAGTGAAATTTCTAGTTCCACCACTTAATTGAACaccaaattaaaatagattCATATTGTTATAGACATGTCTGACTGTATAAGCTTTTATCTACGTTGCTCAGACTCTCCAAAATTGTTGTCACATGCATTCATCGACATTGTTGAAGAGTTCGAGCAACCTAGGCTATTATTTTTGGGTTAAAGATGTGATTTTGATTGGTAAATTGGTTATCATTGTATGGGTAAATATGTGATTTTGATTGGTAAAATTTTGCAGAGGTGGCTTCTTTTGTGCACGCATGTGAAGGAGATGCAGTGACAAAGCTGACAAATGAAAAAATCCCTTACTTTAATGCACCAATTTATCTTCAGAACAAGACACAGATTGGGAAAGTTGATGAGATTTTTGGTCCTATTAATGAGTCCGTAAGTAATCTCGTTTCATGCTGTGATTTTGCTTATGGATTACTGATGCTATATATAGCTTttaattgttgttgtagtttTTTGATTAAGATGCTGGAAGAGGATTTAAGGTGCTTTAGCGTTTTGGTAAAGGTTTAATATACTAATTTGAGTTGTATATTGGTGTTGGtagaagaaatatttgaaatgaATGGTTGAAAAGTTAAGTTGATAGAGATATAGTCACACAAATTgtttaaaaattgaatctttaatAAATTTGAGATCTTTGAAAGTTGTGCTGTTGTATGGAAGGGAAGTGGTGTCAAATGTTTCGATACATTACAAAATATAAAGTGTAACAAGTAGTTTCTTTCTTCATAATGCTTCTGCAGTACAAGAGGAAACATGGAAATGTGACTTTCTTGTGGAAAAGAAAGTAAAGTTGTTACCTTTTTAGCTCAATTGTGTGCTGTAACTAGAGAGTCTTTTATAGTGGTGACCTTAACATGTTTTTGACATGTTCTATAGAATCAGGTTCTTTTAGTTTAATGCTCCATTTTACCTCTAGTGCAGCACCTTGATAAAAAAGTTGGGGACTTTTGTCGTACCTTCTTGCTTTATATGGGATCTAATTGGTTGCTTTTAAATGCTCAAAGTGATGATATTTGGTTATGATTCATGCAGCTTTTTTCAATTAAGATGATGGAGGGAATCATTGCAACTTCATATTCAGCTGGAGATAAGTTCTACATTGACCCAGCTAAGCTTTTGCCACTGGCCAGATTTCTTCCACAGCCCAAGTATGTTTTCTTTGCTATACCTCACACTTTGTTCCTCCGGATACTCTTGTATGCCACATGACCTAAACTATCGAGTAACAATGACAATGGTTTATGTTCAAGAACAACTTGTAAAAGAAAAGTGTGAGATAAAGATGGTAAGTAACTTGATGATACCTTTTAGCTCAGAGAGGAGATGCAACTTATATAATTTTAGGAATCAAATGTTTTTCATACAAATACTGTGTTGTGATTCCAACTAGCCGCAAATTCAAGGACGTACCTGTGCTATAATTGCAGTTTCATTTAGATTGGCGAGATAACAAACCATCCGTTAAAATCCTTTCGTGAAGTTGTGTAActgttaaaataaattgatttccGAGGGATTTGATTGATTGCTTCCTGCGTTCTTCCATGTCttttgcttttttaaaaaaggatgtTGATCCAATCCTAAGCAATGTTCACTGTTGCAGGGGAGCACAACAAGCTTTTAGAGGCGGTGGACGAGGTGGAGGAAGAGGTGGAAGAGGTGGACGTGGAGGTGGTGGTGGTTTTCGTGGTGCTAGAGGTGGAGGTGGTGGTTTTCGTGGGGGTAGAGGACCTCCTCGAGGTGGTCGTGGAGGCGGTTTTAGGGGTAGAGGGAGATTCTAAAAAGAAATATGATGTACTTTTGATTTCTCTATTTTAGTTTGTAATTCTGAATGCTGTGAGAACTCAATTGGGAGAATGTTATCATTAGTTCCTTTTCGTTGTTAATGAAATTAGCCTTCCTTTATCTTCACATCTTTCGCGATTTAATCGAGaactttgtttattttgtctATTTGTTACTGCATCATGATTTAAATGCCAACTATTACTTTAATTAATGGCATTATCTACTTGTTCTTGTTGAGTAAAGTTTGTCTTGGTTTGTATGTcgattttattttgtgtttggtCTGTTTCATGATTTAAACAAAGTAGCAATTGTTCTGTGGGAAATCATTTCAATTTGTCCTTTTGATATGTAATGTCAATAGAACATATCGTAGTTCCAGCTGCAGAGAATGATCAAAGATTTTGAAAACTAGAACTTTACACTGATTATATGTTGTATAGGCCGAATTGTTAGATGTTTAGTAACTAGTATGTTCAAAAGATGAGAAGAATAGGGTGGAGTGTAAGATGTTTAATAACTAGTATGTTTAAAAGATGAGAGTAGCAAAAAATGAGGATATTAAGATGGATGTGCAAGTAAACTAGGAGAGATATGGTTATGAACAAGGTGGGAGTGACTATcgtggtggacaagatgagggGGGCAAGGTTGAGATGGTTCGGACATGTGAAGAGACCATGCGTATATGTCTCTAGTGAGTAAGTGTGAGAGGTTGGCTATAGTGGGTATTAAGAGAAGCAGAGGTAGGCTGAAGAAATCTTGGGGAGAAATGATTAGACATGAAATGACACACCACCTATAACTTATCGAGAACATGACCTCAGATAAGAAGATATGAGAGTCGAGGATTAGAGTTTGGTAGTCGAGCGTTACAAGTTCCCTTTCCAATATTGCTGTTATTACTCTTATTAGGTTAATTTTTCAATGTTGGTTATTACATGTTCTTTCCTTTGTCTCAGGACAAAGTAATTGATTTATTATTGTACGTGTTctcttcttcattgttttcaACTTGGCTTATTTGCTATTGCAGTTCTTTACACacctatttttaatatatgtttTACCTGAGGGTCTAtcaaaaactatattacaagttATTACATATTACCAGTGTCATTACCCAAAAACAACAAACACAAAATGCAGACACAATAATATGCAGAGAGAGTTAAAGAAGAGTACACAAAAAACTAGTTTAACTGATAAATATGGCAAAGTGCCTCTTTCAATGCTTTGTATTAGGAGTACTATTTAGAAGTCACCTTGTCCATGGGCAGAACTTCAGTTCACAAGActtaaagagaagaaaagaaaacgaAAAACGAAAAATTGAAGTCCAAGCCAGTACATCAAATGGATAAAGCTTCTGCCAAAATATGTCGAATGCAGAAAGTAATATGGAGAACTAAGTGAACTCCATGCTTTTCATAGttttatttgagaaagaaaaaagccATCACGGGCCTCATTCTCAGGCCTC
Proteins encoded in this window:
- the LOC125866193 gene encoding putative H/ACA ribonucleoprotein complex subunit 1-like protein 1; this translates as MRPPRGRGGGGFRGGRDGGGRGFRGGGGGRGGGRFPPRDEGPPSEVVEVASFVHACEGDAVTKLTNEKIPYFNAPIYLQNKTQIGKVDEIFGPINESLFSIKMMEGIIATSYSAGDKFYIDPAKLLPLARFLPQPKGAQQAFRGGGRGGGRGGRGGRGGGGGFRGARGGGGGFRGGRGPPRGGRGGGFRGRGRF